Part of the Arthrobacter gengyunqii genome is shown below.
ATTTGCCGTGCCGTTGACCCTGCGGGCCGCTGTTTCAACCACCGAGGCAACCCCCTGACGTAGATCAAGGCTGCGGGTCCGGCGCCTCTTCCGGTTCCGCAGATGCCCGCCCCGGACGGATGCGGGCAGGTTTTCGGGCTGTGATGCCCCGAAGCATATCCGCCTTTCGCGGTGCCGTGTAGTGCCTCTTACGGTGTGTTCCGGAAGCCGTCTCGCTCCGGGCCGAGGCACTGTAGGCTACCCACTAAAGCCGTGTTTGGCGGCGTTCCTTTGGGGACGCCGGCGGCCGTGGGCGGAGCGAGAGGGGTGCGGCATTGTGAGCAGTTCAATGTGGAGCGAAGACAGCGGACTTGAGGCGTCACCGGGCATTGTCGTGGGGGTGGACGGCTCGGACCAGAGCCTCTGCGCCCTCGTGTGGGCGGCGAAGGAAGCGCAGCGCCGCAGGAGTCCGCTGCATGTGGTCACCGCGTACACCGTCCCGATCTTTGCGGCCTCCTCCATGGATGCCGGCTACACGACGATGGATGACGCCATCATCCGTGAAGGCGCCCAGTCAGTGCTGAACAAGGCCCTGGAACGCATCAGCCAGTACAACATTGAGGTCTTTCCGCGGGTGGAAACCGGAGACGCATCAGCTGTTTTGCTGGAATTGTCGGAGGAAGCAGAGCTGATGGTGGTGGGTTCCCGCGGCCGGGGCGGCTTCGTGGGGCGCCTGCTGGGTTCCGTCTCCAGCGCGCTGCCGGCACATGCCAAATGCCCCACGGTGGTGGTGCCTCTGCGCACTGCAGGAAGACTACCCGAGGCCGGAGTCCGGCCTCCGTCCGGAGCACCCACCGTGCAGACAGTCGAAGACGTGGTGGTGGTGGGCGTGGACGGCTCCGAACAGGGGCGTGCGGCGTCACTCGTCGCCGCTGAGCAAGCCGCGAGCCGAGGATTGCCGCTGCAGATTCTGTGCGCACTGCCGCCCTTCAGCGGCTCCCTTGCCTGGGTGCCGGCACCGCTGGATCTCGAGGCCCTGCATGAGGAAATTGCCGAGCAGCTGCGCGCGGGCCAAGCCTGGCTGCAGAGCCATTTTCCGGAACTGCCCATGTCCGTTCAGCTGCTCGACGGACCTCCCGCGGAGATCATGATCGACCGGACCGCGGACGTGGAGCTGCTCGTCCTGGGCACGCGCGGACGAGGCGGCTTCACCGGCATGCTGATGGGCTCCACCAGCCAAAGCGTTCTGCACCACGCCAAGGGTCCGGTGATGGTGGTTCCCGATCACGAGGATCCTCGCCTGGCGGACCGGGCGGCTTTCGGCTCCCTTCCCCAGGAGTGAAGCCGGCCGGCTGCAGGGTCAGGCGTGGTGCTGCCCCTCGTGGATGGCGTGTGTGGCGGGTTCCAGCTGGAAAGTGCAGTGCTCCGTGTCGAAGTGCTCGCTGAGGCATGCCGTGAGACGGTCCAGCAGCTGGTCCATCCGCTCGGAGGTGAGGTGGTCGTCGTCGACCACCACGTGGGCGGAGAACACGGGGACCCCTGAGGTGATGGTCCAGATGTGGATGTCATGCGCGTCCGAGATGCCGTCCACCCGGACAATGTGGTCGCGAATCATCTCGGCGTCCACTCCCTGCGGTGTGGCTTCGAGGAGGACATCGATGACTTCCTTCAGCAGTGACCACGCGCGGGGCAGGATCATCAGGGCTATCAGGATGGAAGCCCAGGTGTCCGCCTGCTGGTAACCCGTGAGCATGATGACGACGGCTGACACAACGACGGCGGCGGATCCCAGCAGGTCGCCCAGGACTTCCAGATAGGCGCCGCGTACGTTCAGGCTTTCCTTGCGGCCGCTTTGCAGCACCAGCAGCGATGCGAGGTTGGCCAGTCCGCCCACAATTGCGGCACCGAGCATGAGGCCGGTGTGCACTTCGGGTTCAGTTCCGAAGCGGCGGATGGCCTCAACGAAAATGACGGTGGCAATGACGATCAGCAGCATCGCATTTGCCAGCGCGGCAAGCACTTCGGCGCGTTGATAGCCGTAGGTGCGGCGCTTGGTGGCTGGCCGGGTCGCAATCCAGGCGGCCACCAGCGCTATGGAAACGCCGGCGGCGTCGGAGAGCATGTGCCCTGCATCGGCCAGCAGCGCCAGCGAGCCGGAGAGCAGGGCGCCCACCACCTGCAGGAAAACCACGCTGATGGTGATGAGGAAAACGATCAGCAGTTTGCGTCGGTGCTTGCCGGTTGCGGTTCCTGCGGGCAGTCCGTGACTGTGGCCGTGATGATCTCCCATGACTTAAGGCTAACTATCCCCAGCCAAGTTCATGCAGGCGCTCGTCGTCGATCCCGAAATGGTGGGCCACCTCGTGGATGACCGTGATGCGGATTTCATCCACCAGTTCATCCCGGGTGGAACACATCCGCATCAGCGGTCCGCGGAAAATGACAATGCGGTCCGGCAGCGAACCGGCGTCCCACCAGGAATCGCGTTCTGTCAGCGGGGTGCCGTCGTACAGGCCAAGCAGTTCGGTCTCAGGATCCTCGCCGGGGAGAGGCACGTACTCGTCCTCGATGAAGATGGCGACGTTGTTCATGGCAGCGGCCAGATCCGCGGGGATGGAGTCCAGAGCGTCATCCACCGCGGTTTCGAAGTCTTCGGGAAGCATGTCTATGGGCACCTAAGCCACTCTAACGGGACAGTGTGTCGGGGCCGCCGCCGCAGCCGTTTTGCTGTTTGCCCCAACAGGCCCTATAGTTTTATGAGTCCACAGGGGCGCAAACGAACGGAAACTTCCGCTTCAAAGCGTTCCCGTGTGTTCTAAAGGCCCCCATCGTCTAGCGGCCTAGGACACCGCCCTTTCACGGCGGCGGCACGGGTTCGAATCCCGTTGGGGGTACTCAGGAGTGGTAATCGGACCGGCGAAATGCTGGTAGAGTTTACACTCGTGAAAAGCAAGGCCCTGTAGCGCAGTTGGTTAGCGCGCCGCCCTGTCACGGCGGAGGTCGCGGGTTCGAGTCCCGTCAGGGTCGCTCAGATTTTCTGAAGCGATTTGGAAGATCTCGGTGATCATCGGTAGCGATGATGCCCGGCTCTGTAGCTCAGTTGGTAGAGCG
Proteins encoded:
- a CDS encoding metallopeptidase family protein, with amino-acid sequence MLPEDFETAVDDALDSIPADLAAAMNNVAIFIEDEYVPLPGEDPETELLGLYDGTPLTERDSWWDAGSLPDRIVIFRGPLMRMCSTRDELVDEIRITVIHEVAHHFGIDDERLHELGWG
- a CDS encoding universal stress protein, giving the protein MWSEDSGLEASPGIVVGVDGSDQSLCALVWAAKEAQRRRSPLHVVTAYTVPIFAASSMDAGYTTMDDAIIREGAQSVLNKALERISQYNIEVFPRVETGDASAVLLELSEEAELMVVGSRGRGGFVGRLLGSVSSALPAHAKCPTVVVPLRTAGRLPEAGVRPPSGAPTVQTVEDVVVVGVDGSEQGRAASLVAAEQAASRGLPLQILCALPPFSGSLAWVPAPLDLEALHEEIAEQLRAGQAWLQSHFPELPMSVQLLDGPPAEIMIDRTADVELLVLGTRGRGGFTGMLMGSTSQSVLHHAKGPVMVVPDHEDPRLADRAAFGSLPQE
- a CDS encoding cation diffusion facilitator family transporter, which gives rise to MGDHHGHSHGLPAGTATGKHRRKLLIVFLITISVVFLQVVGALLSGSLALLADAGHMLSDAAGVSIALVAAWIATRPATKRRTYGYQRAEVLAALANAMLLIVIATVIFVEAIRRFGTEPEVHTGLMLGAAIVGGLANLASLLVLQSGRKESLNVRGAYLEVLGDLLGSAAVVVSAVVIMLTGYQQADTWASILIALMILPRAWSLLKEVIDVLLEATPQGVDAEMIRDHIVRVDGISDAHDIHIWTITSGVPVFSAHVVVDDDHLTSERMDQLLDRLTACLSEHFDTEHCTFQLEPATHAIHEGQHHA